In one window of Nerophis ophidion isolate RoL-2023_Sa linkage group LG05, RoL_Noph_v1.0, whole genome shotgun sequence DNA:
- the LOC133552830 gene encoding uncharacterized protein K02A2.6-like has protein sequence MRDELSVQDNVIFRGQRAVIPTALRKEMKEKIHASHLGIENCLRRARECVYWPGMHEQLKTYMGNCQVCREKDTRQQKEPLQSHDFPLRPWAKVGTDIFTFNNKEYLVTVDYFSNFWEVDYLPDTRSTTVIHKLKAHFARHGVPDVVFSDNGPQYSSQEFKRFSQAWEFEHVTSSPTYPQSNGKAESAVKTAKRLMGKALQAKSDPYLAILAHRNTPAQGFQASPAQRLMSRRTKTLLPMCENLLKPAVVDTDSAVRENQLRQARYYNRGAKPLRPLQNGERVRVQSQVAGHTYWAPASVVRQDRNRSYAVKMENGTVLRRNRRHLRPSPGVSPTSESTGRNPPTPTPGGVTPQPCSPDYVTPQSCSPAEPDPQTTQAGVTTRFGRVVRRPAHLRDFV, from the coding sequence ATGCGGGATGAGCTAAGCGTACAGGACAATGTCATCTTTAGAGGACAGAGGGCAGTCATCCCGACGGCTCTAAGAAAAGAAATGAAGGAAAAGATCCATGCATCACATTTAGGGATAGAAAACTGCCTGAGGAGAGCGAGAGAATGTGTGTACTGGCCGGGTATGCATGAACAGCTAAAAACGTACATGGGAAACTGCCAAGTTTGCAGAGAAAAAGACACAAGGCAACAGAAAGAACCATTACAAAGCCATGACTTCCCACTAAGGCCATGGGCAAAAGTGGGCACAGATATATTCACCTTCAATAACAAAGAGTACTTAGTGACAGTGGACTATTTTTCCAATTTTTGGGAAGTTGATTATCTACCAGATACCAGGTCCACCACGGTTATCCATAAGCTGAAAGCACATTTCGCTCGCCATGGTGTGCCTGACGTGGTGTTCTCTGATAACGGCCCACAATATAGCTCACAGGAATTCAAAAGATTTAGCCAGGCCTGGGAATTCGAACACGTTACATCTTCACCTACCTATCCTCAAAGCAATGGAAAAGCAGAGTCTGCTGTCAAGACTGCTAAAAGGCTGATGGGGAAAGCCCTGCAGGCAAAGTCAGACCCCTACTTGGCCATACTTGCTCACAGAAACACCCCAGCACAAGGCTTTCAGGCCAGTCCAGCTCAGAGACTAATGAGCCGTCGGACAAAGACATTGTTACCAATGTGTGAGAATCTACTGAAACCTGCTGTAGTGGACACTGACTCAGCTGTGCGAGAAAACCAACTCAGGCAGGCTCGCTACTACAACAGAGGGGCAAAGCCCCTGAGACCACTTCAGAATGGAGAACGGGTGCGAGTGCAGTCACAGGTGGCCGGACACACATACTGGGCACCTGCATCAGTGGTGCGACAGGACCGGAATAGGTCCTATGCAGTAAAAATGGAGAATGGGACTGTGCTGAGACGCAACCGTAGACACCTGAGACCATCGCCAGGGGTGTCACCAACATCAGAGTCAACTGGCAGGAACCCGCCCACCCCAACTCCGGGTGGGGTCACACCACAACCATGCTCACCTGACTACGTCACACCACAATCCTGCTCACCAGCTGAGCCGGACCCTCAGACGACACAAGCTGGTGTCACCACCAGATTCGGCAGGGTTGTTAGGAGGCCTGCACACCTCCGGGACTTTGTTTAA